The Herminiimonas arsenitoxidans sequence GTTCCAGATGTCGACGCCGAAGAAGGGCAGGTCGCCGGTGAGGCCTAGTTCGTCGCGCTTGCCTTGGCGTGGAATCGGGAAGAGCAGCGACGGGTCGTATTGCGTCTGATAAACAGACGGTTTGCCGAGCGGCGATGCTTCTGGTTGGTGTGACTTGGTCATGGCAGCAGCTTTTACAAAAACAATTTATATGCAGGGTTGTCGCTCTCATCCCAATGGCGATAACCCAATCCCGCGAGCGAGGCGCGGAAGGCTTTCATTTCTTTTTTCGGTACTTGCAGGCCGACCAGAATGCGGCCCACGTCGCTACCCTGATTGCGGTAGTGGAACAGGCTGATATTCCAGTTCGGCGCGACGCTATCGAGGAAGCGCATCAAGGCACCTGGACGCTCCGGGAATTCAAAGCGATACAGCAATTCATCTTGCGTCAAATCGCTCTTGCCACCGACCAGATGACGAATATGACCTTTAGCCAGTTCGTCGTGCGTCAGATCCAGCGTTTTGAATCCGTTTTTTTCAAAATGTTTTGCGATCTTGCCAGCTTCATCGCGATCGGCGATTTGCATGCCGACAAAAATATGCGCCTGATTCGCATCGCTGATGCGGTAATTGAATTCAGTCACATTGCGCGGACCAACCAGTTCGCAAAAACGCTTGAAGCTGCCGCGTTCTTCCGGAATAGTCACAGCAAACACGCCTTCGCGCGCTGCGCCTATATCGGCCATTTCCGCCACGAAGCGCAAGCGATCGAAGTTCATATTGGCGCCGCTGGCAATGGTGATCAGCGTTTCATTTTTCAGCGGTTTTTTATTGGAGCGCGCACGTTCGAGGTATGCTTTTGCACCTGCTACTGCTAATGCACCGGAAGGTTCCAGGATGCTGCGCGTATCCTGGAACACATCCTTGATGGCGGTGCAGACTTCATCGGTATTCACTACGATGACTTCGTCCACATATTGTTTCGCCAGGCGGAAGGTTTCTTCGCCGACCAGCTTGACGGCTGTGCCATCTGCAAACAGACCAACATCGGACAAGGTCACGCGACGACCGCTGTGCAGGCTGCGTGCCATTGCATCGGAGTCTGTGGTTTGCACGCCTATGATTTTGATGTCAGGTCGTACCGTTTTGACATACGCGGCCACACCAGCGATCAGACCACCACCGCCGATAGGAACAAAAATCGCGTGTATAGGACCTGCGTGCTGGCGCAGAATTTCCATGCCGATGGTGCCTTGAC is a genomic window containing:
- the ilvA gene encoding threonine ammonia-lyase, biosynthetic; translation: MTTDYLKKILTARVYDVAVESPLELAPTLSQRVGNQIYFKREDIQSVFSFKLRGAYNKMANLPPAQMKRGVICASAGNHAQGVALSATKLGCRAVIVMPTTTPSVKVEAVKARGGEVVLFGDSYSDAYQHALTLEKKLKLTFVHPFDDPDVIAGQGTIGMEILRQHAGPIHAIFVPIGGGGLIAGVAAYVKTVRPDIKIIGVQTTDSDAMARSLHSGRRVTLSDVGLFADGTAVKLVGEETFRLAKQYVDEVIVVNTDEVCTAIKDVFQDTRSILEPSGALAVAGAKAYLERARSNKKPLKNETLITIASGANMNFDRLRFVAEMADIGAAREGVFAVTIPEERGSFKRFCELVGPRNVTEFNYRISDANQAHIFVGMQIADRDEAGKIAKHFEKNGFKTLDLTHDELAKGHIRHLVGGKSDLTQDELLYRFEFPERPGALMRFLDSVAPNWNISLFHYRNQGSDVGRILVGLQVPKKEMKAFRASLAGLGYRHWDESDNPAYKLFL